DNA sequence from the Vanessa tameamea isolate UH-Manoa-2023 chromosome 21, ilVanTame1 primary haplotype, whole genome shotgun sequence genome:
ttttatttaaagaaaagtgCCACAGCTAAGGGTCAACATACACGAGCCGCCGGTCACAACCCAAAAACGCCGCCAACAGCATATTTCCTGtagttttcatacattttatatcgaCTCGCCGCACACGGCTGACGCCGGTAAAGGGCATAACTAAGGGATTAAGTACTTGTTGTTTGCGTATTACTCCATATCTTCGTCTAttgtaaattaagttaaatgaatataattttatttaatagattatacTTTGAGATTGGTAATAGTAGACAGATAGAAAAAGACTATAAAtcctttttaagtttattaaattaacacgtGGGAACGACAAGATTACTAATAGGTATTGTTAGTGTTATCAAATGATTTCAGAGATTGTGtatattgattatgtttaatataatttgtgtttatccaGTGATAactgaaaatttatattcattcataaaagagatttttacttatcatcattacataatataaaacaaagtcgctgaccgctgtctgtccctatgtatgcttagatctttaaataattttaacgtgacggattttgatacggtttttttaatagatagagtgattcgagaggaaggtttttgtatacaATTCATGCACACTATAGTtaagaaacactgataattttagaagtttctaatgtgatgtcgtaaaacacatttttgcgcttatTTTGcaaaacgctggctgaaccctatgagatagatcttaataatgtactacagtattgttcAACTTAaaaaagttcttcaaaaaagtccacgatggcatatgtctatctcttatagataacccacaataaacatttttgaacctttactttttacgagaaattatGGCTTATTTTCGGAGCGATTTAAAGCAATACAGCCTTAATCCTTATCTAAAAAATAcactgtgcatttaatatagatcaatatggccctttacagcatgtaatttaaattaatattttcgaagatattacagatttaaaatgcaaagaGATAGCGGTTTGTATCGTCTAATGAGAAAAAACCTGTGAAcgttgtagtatatttagtatcagtattgcactcgtgcgaagccggggcgggtcgctagtagtTTTAACATATAAGTGTACAGGAGATGATAAAAATCCTTGTAATTCATGTAACGATTAAAAAAAcagattatttaatagatataggCAGACGAGAAAcacattataaaaagtaattcatCTTATCGACCACGTAAAATATTCGAGGCTGATAAATCATGGACAATACTACCTTCTATCACAAAACGCACATACCATATCAGTTTAACAAGGTCAATGATCATATTATATAGGGCAGATGAgggcaaaatttaataaaattagaatttttcttgtctttattattatttatgagcaGAACCGTTAAGCTGCTGCTGAgatgtacatacatactaaaaccttctccgaaacgcggtGCATATTTTGGTATGGGTTTTATGTAGTAATTCATTTACTAGTTATTTTAGCTAGGCAATTTTTGatcagaggatcggaattgcgtttcaacggggaaatattgctagcattcttgccgccattctacgtggtcatgatttatacaggaactatttttaattcttatttgtatatagttaggAACTTAATGCTAATATttcgtatgtaaataaatattatatatagatgatatttcttttatttttatattacgtgtTCAAAAtgcctttataatatatcttaactcATTCAATAGGGTAAAAAATTCACCCATGTCGTCGGCATGTTAAGACGAAATTGTAGATACTGGATATTGTCATCGTAAGTCTGTTACTTTGTTATCGCCATTGTTAGTAGacaatatcaattaaaacttatttctgtttaataatatcattaacataatttatacaatttattaatcatgTATGAATGAAAGTTTTTGCATAAGGGATCGCCACTGTGCCATGCAAACATATCATTATAGAAAGTGTTTTAAGGTGATTTTTTTCGGTTTACACGATCTTGTCCAAGAAGTAAGTTTTTCTGATGGTGGTTgtcataataatacaataaaaacttttatagcCACCATCACTTTTCCATCACTCTCGCACTTTTATATTAGTTGTAATAATGCCAAAGAATAGtgcaaagaaaaatatataagcctGAGCTGAACAGTCTCACTGTCTCCCCTAGTGACAATTGTCAGGAaggctaaatataaaattctacgCAGACATGATTTATACTGGTATTTTTaaccttatatttaataaaactaataacataaataattctcTTCTTGTTTCAATTAAAGATATATCTTCattaattgtttgtttgaattattttattacagttacaaatatatttcccTAATGCAAAAAgctaatgaattttaatatttaaagatctactaatactaaaaaatatttttgtctaaaattataaaaaaatatattaaaatcttaaatgttttcttataattacaTTCCTTAGTATTACTTAGTAtttgaaacaaagaaaaaaattacagtacGTCAAAATTGTGTAAGCATTATGCTCCtgcttgtttattatttttaattattttttcttatgaaaGTGGGTCCAGTATggtttaatagtataaaatatatggatAGATCATAGATAGCTTGAtggatataaattgtattttaatatttatgtctcattatgtaaaataaaattatagagtAAAAATATTAGCTTCAGTTGTAATAAGTCAACAAGTTATATCAAGTCAGAacatacaataacattattgactaatgaaaaatatctttaagTCCTCTTGATAAAATTAGTGTATTTAAtaggaatttataatatttagttccTCTTAGAtgcaaacaaacagacaaacttttatattttttttttcttagtcaatcttttaaaaaccatttaatgtaattaattcatgAAAATTTGTGACTTACTTTGAAGAATCCATGATTGAGTAAGCCCACTTATATTCCTGATACTCCATATTAGCTCCTACTTGTGCCATATTTGTAGTCAATTAGATCTCAGCCGTAGTAGTTATATATCTCCAAAAGCAATTATTGTATGTGGAGcttactgtaaaataaataaacacaaacaaaatcTTTAACAAACTCTTTATGTCTGGATTTCTTCAAATTTTTCTTTACAATGCAAATTCTATAAAGAAACAATTGATCTAAATACAACTTTCTTATCAAAACAACACATCTATTGTCGCGTATATCTAGATATGATAGCAATTATTAAGTGATCCATAAGTaggtcatatttaaaaattgttttaacatcTAATTATATTAACCGAACTTTgtactgttattttatgtttactggtTAAAACTGACTTGcttgttagaaataaaaaaaaggaagtaaaacatttaaaaataagtagagcACGAATACAGTGAGGGAGTTGAAGTGAAAGGGAACTCAGAATTCAGATTCAACTACAATTAATTGATGACAAAAACACGTATCACCAAAATAAGGCTTTGCCTCACcatgcaaatataataattagtcgCATCAAATCAaacttattatgataataatatctaaaagcAAACCGATATCAAGGAAggaaaatatacaacaataatatactAACCAAGGACAAAAACCGCCCCTTAATCACAACACTTATCAGCCCCACAATGCCATGCTTAATATTTGTCGAACAGTTAATATTCAACTCACATTAGAACATTATTTtacgcaaaaaatattaactaaatcttAATACTACTCCACGGCTTACGCTTGTCGATCGACAATTCGACAGCCATAGTTTAACCATAGATATTTATCTATTTGTTAGCATTTAATACTCTTCTcgacaaacatatttatttcacattaaTTTCGTTAAACTAACAAAtacgtaaaaaattaaaatcttagtcTAATAAAGAGTAAGCTCTTTATTagattaagataaatttataaaatttaatacaatatttatttagacagCATTAGCAaacattaagatattttattttgtgatttactaaataatgtgtaacgctaattattattttttattgattattattcgtAAGTAATAAGTAATTCATTGAGTCTTGAGTTCAGGACTCCCATTGTGATAGGTTGCATGATGTCTAAGAAACAGTGTTACTTTTGTCTTCATTCAAGGTTTCTAGTAGGTTGGTAGGTTGTTCGATgtagtataaatttaaactggAATTTTgagtaaagtttttttaaaattaaaacagccTTGCATGTACTTTTTCAAACTGATAGTTGCCGGGATGAACGTTGCAATTACTAAATACACTAACAAGCAGTGCGGAAGAGCAAGATTTCTTTCCCTAAGGTGAAGCGAACTCTCACCAACCATTTATGTAAACGATCTTACAGCCTATACGatccaatttaatattatatttatgtgttcaGGCTATAATAAAGATGCCGCCTGACCGGATTAAAATGTAGTTGTTATGTATTCTATGGACTAAATAGTTAGTTGTCATTTGACTATTGACATTGACAAATGACATACGTTCGTGGATAATTACGgatttttcattgttattttcaCCGGAGTATGCCCTAATTGTAAgcatactattattaaataataagcaaattatttaaaaattcaaggtTCCTAATCAATAGgggtgaattttattttaatggattttCAGATTTGTCTTCTAACCTACAATAATTGAAATAGTTGGAGagaaaaattttgtaaaaatgaaaCTAACTCAAATTTTATTCCGTCGGAATCGTTTACCAAATGGTCATATTTTTCGTGGAAAAGACCGTTTAGTAAAAAGAGTTGAGCCAAAACATCTTCGTGCCGTAGAAAGTAACTTTGCAATTGAAGAGcagaatatgttttatttacgtCATCCATACCTGACTGAGGTAAGTTTTTACCCAACATGCAAGTGATAATCAAACGtaaactagttatttataaaatcagtaaTAACTTTATTGTAATATGGAAAATCAACTAAATTTGGGACTTTACTCAGTGTTGTTAAGTTCTACATGAAATGCTAACAAAATAAttgcataatttttaatatacatttcagGCTGAAAGTTCTGGGCACTCCAAAGCTTTAGGGAAACAGGAACAAAGgaaaaaatcatttgaaaatattacaagaaGAATCTTCAAAGAGGATGTAACTCTATATGAACGACTCAAACATCTTAGGGTTAAAGAAAGCTGGGAGAATTAAAATGTCCCtacataatatttgtacttggttagattaaatttagtttacaataagataaataaaatatggagtttaaaaagtttattttgtttaaatatatttaaccaggatttaattattaataatttttaataatttatatcaaaaaagtAGCATCCATAGTgggttagtaaaaataattaatagcttACAGTCTATGTTAgtgagatatttattataaattactatttcATCACAAGGTCGTGGCCGGGTATACATAAACGAACAATTTGACACACAAGTGGAGAATCATATCTCTCAGCTACTGTCTTTAGGATGGAGTTGGAGCTGGCTCATACTCTGCAGAGCAACGAGGCAGATTTATGTCTGATAATGGCGTAGAAGTCAGAAACATTAACTGTCGTGAACATACCTGATGCACTGCATAACCACGGCAGCCCCATCAACATCCTAAATCCATTATTATATTGGATCCGCAGGGCGCCGAGAGCTTGCTGAGTGTAGTTAACCCAAAGGCTGCATGTGTAGAACACTTGACAATAAGCTTTAAAAAGCGTCGTTTTAACATCGGCGCTACAACGTGCAAACCCGCGCGCTAACACATTACAACGAACTGCCAGCGCCTTACGTTCCCTCTCAATATCCATCTGGTCATCAAGGTCATCGGTTACATAATGTCcaagatatttaaatgtatgaacTCGTTTTAATTCACTTCCATTCAGACTTATCACGGGCATGTATTCTGGGCATTTACCACCATCGGCCTTGAATACCATAAACTCATTCtttgtaacattataaatgagACCATGTTTTAGAGCATAACTCTCACACGAGGTCAGTAGCTCTCCAAGCGCTCTAACCGTTGGGCTCAGCAGCACCATATCATTAAAACACTTTATATTATAGCCAACTTCACAGAAGACAAAATGGCTTTTTAATTGAGctattttagataaatttaattatttcaatgagaaatttttacttaaatctaGACCTAGATGAAAAAGGTTTTTGTACTTTGAATTTCTTCAACTGTTGAAATTCTCAAATTCATATCCAGGCTTTCGACAAAAAATGCGTTACTGtgccatattatttaatttttgaaacaaaGGTATTATTTCAATACTAAATATCCTATTCACAAGCACAAGAAGAGTAAAGACAAACACAATTTTGGGATTTTTGATGCATTAATGTTGTTGTCTTGCTGACTTCGGTCACGGCACCCAATAGAATGGTAGACCAGCCAACTATGCACGACAAATTATAGTGCTCAGGTGtatgcacaaacacaggtgaaAATAAGTTGACTGTCTGAATGATTTAGGCAATATAACCAAGGGGTTCTGGTATCCGAATTCACTGTACTCCAGTTGTAAAGGGATGCCAATCCCTCGGGAATTACACTTGCACTTTATTATTGGTTGGTTAGTCTTTTATGAGAATGCCTGCACCATTCTAATAAAAGAGTGTTCGTAATATCATCATGGCAATCGTAATCGCCGGTGCTTCactaattacaaatacaaaatacaacattattttgCGATTTTTAGTATTATGCGGCAAGCAGtctatatgtattatctatgagTCTGAGCGAGCATTCTTAGTGAGAAAATATGTACGtgcatttttattcatatttcaatgATTACACCAAATTTGGAGGGTAATTAGATTAATTATGAACATATGTAATTCCATAGAttatcttgaataaaataacataaatattgtgCAGGTAGGGTTTGATGGTTGttgatagaaataaattttataatattatacatatatttcaattacaatacAAGAACATCACAATTAattcttatgaaataaatatatcttacgtaactttattaaacataaacacaCCTTAATAACATATCACAATAAGGTGCGCTATAAAATCGTTAGACCttacaaaagataaataatattagtattaatttataaaaccattgatggatttcaaacaaaaaataaaattatgtgttttattttttattatatattttattgcgtgggtatacaaaaaaataagtaacaaacGTAAGCTCATTACGGTTAGTGCAGAAATATAATCACATCAAATGTGGTGACAAAAGATGCAGtgtttaaatatctaattaaattaattaaatactaaaatgtacATACAATTTACGActtaggaaaaaaataattagttcctATCATCACTCAGCAGACTCATCGGTCATTACGTAATACAATacgaatttaaaacaaaataaagtatagaacattttaaatttgtcttGTTTGTTTTGGAGCGAGTCGACGTTTTATCGAGACAAATATTCTAaccaaatattcttatatatatttatatatttttttattaataaggcaTTAACAGCCCTGTTGCTTcaatgtagaatatttaattaatcatgttTTTACAGACCTctcttatacaaatattttggttgtttataaatttaccttactgatataatataaatataaacaacaaacaatgcaaattattattaaaatgtcatcAAGTATGATGCATTTAACTGTTTGACATTTAGTATCCAAGATCAGGAGGTATCTGATCACAcatttgtaaaacaatatttctttCCGTAAAAATTTTTTGTCGTCAAAATTTCTGTAATTAACTGTTTGAAGGattatgaaacttatttttttataaatataacatcgaTACAGGTGTGTACAATGGGCGGATAAGGTGTGAAAATCTCACATAATTCGAAATAGCGCTTCGTCATCGACTTGTGCTATGGCATTTAACTCTAGACATGAGaccgatatataaaaaatgaatttaaaatccAATTTCAAACAACTCAAATCGTTTCGTTTTCTCAAACTGGAAAACCCACTTAGCCGAATTTAACGGTAATGATCTACATATATAACTGAAACGATCCTTAATCGAATCAAAAATCTGATACCAGTAGAAATCAGCTTTCTCATTctcataaaatacaaattatttcactTCATAACGTGATTGCTTAGAGTGAAgtagtttagtttataaaaagttGCTTGTCCTAAGTCTCTATTAAAGCGTGAAGGTAAATCACAAATCGGTTTtcgttcaaaatattataatttatgcgcggtatataaatataatcagtgCCTTATCTTAAAACGTTTTGATTGTATAGTCTTTGCCCGTAAAATACCGACCAAAGTTACATTGAAAAAGATCTTGCAAAGGTTCCTGTcaatgaaacttattttttatgccCTTGATTTAATTAAAGCCATCGATTTTTGTAAGATCTATTTATTACATCTTTCATAAAGTCTAACTTGAAAAGAATAGttacaagtaatatttttcataaattgttAGCTATTTTCATCGATCACGGATGTTATATAGTGGACGTAACGTTACGTAAATTATTTCGTAATGTCCATGATATATGGGATCACAAAAAGGTCTATGAAAACTACTtcattatcaaattatattggcCACGGCCGTATATATTATCAGGCATTTTACATTAGTATAATCTAAATAGACTATTACAAAACgctatcatatacatatatatatttatcaccatatattattataataaaatattaagtttagttGGCTATTTTATTTACCCaagatatatagataaaactgcaattataaacattgatattattttaaagcatagaatatatgcaattattattattggcttACATGTTATATAGAAAGAagcattatgtttttaaaaataaatactataataattaataaaataatactgattTTTGTACAtcaatgtattatttgtatttaattaatactttttgtcCATGCAAATGGATCTCCCTTTAAATCGTTCTTGTATAGCGACTTACCCTGATACAGTAGTTCTGCAAATTGCGAAACCACCGGATCCCTCATGCACGAAGCCACCGATATAACTTTATCCGATTCATTAAAGaagaatattacaaattttagcGCCGCAACATCGCCCTCTATTTGGAAGTCAGACGATTTTCCGCAGCCCGCGTAACGAATTGACTTTCCAAACAGCATAGTCCAGAAATAAGGAACGGTTCTCAAAGGTGTCtcctttttcaaaatatttttagcagcAATCAGTCCGTGGTATTGTGCCAGGCCAACGTGTCCAATagccatttgtttattttcgagGGCGAATACTGGTGCAAAGGCTATATCACCTcctgcatatatatttttaatgtttgtttctaatttatcatttacattGACGGAACCATTTGATTCTAGTGCGATATTGCTATCTTTAAGGAAGTCCGTATAAAAAGTACTTCCCACGCCCAAAATTAGCATATCAGCGGGAAGTGTTTTACCATTAGCCAGTTCGACTGATTTTATGATACCGTTATCGCCGTTGCATTTTGTGATTGtggtttcaaaataaaatttcacaccGTTATCTTCAAATAGCTTGAGAAGACTTTGGCCTATCTCTTTACCAAATATTTGGCCAAGTGGGAAAGTATCCTTTCCGACTACTGTCATAGATTTAGCTTTTGAGACGCACGAAGAAGCCGACTCTAACCCAATAAAGCTTAAACCTAAAATAACAACTTCTTTGTCTTTCTCCGAACCCAatgtttttagtatattaaCAGAATCTTCGAAGTTTCTCACAGTGtagatattttttagatttataccaGGGATATCAGGAACACGCGGTTTACAACCGGTTGCGAGATACAAAGAACTAAAGGAAAGTTTCGAGCCATTGCTTAATTCAACGGTCTTACTTTCTGTGTTAACCTTCGTTGCTTCTACACCTTTAAGAACTTCGATGTTAGCATTTTGGTAATACTCTTGTGACCTAGCTTGAAGTTTCTCTATATCCGTTGCTGTACCGATCTTTGACACTTTAATTCTATCATATGGGAGGTAGTCTTCTTTGGCGACGAGAGTAATACGACCCTTGAATCCCTCACTCCGCAGGGTCTCAGCACAAGTCGCTCCTGACGGCCCACCACCCACGATTACTACAGACGATTCATTACACGGTGATACCATTCCCATATCTTTAATACGCTTGTTTGACTTCAAATCACTGATTTTTGCTCTTACCTGAAATTTAAAACGTGTAAATGTATATCtacgataattattgttattaaagttatcaaaaatatcaattttgcgTATTATGGCCGTACAAATAATTCTGGTAGATAACAGCTTTAAGacataccaaatttaaaaaacgtgaGAAACATACATGTGAAgtgaagataaaataaataataatgttttcttaaaaaaatactttttttaatatatttttaacttttgagtgtaaaatagaaaattagcACGTTTACAATGAGgagataaatttttaaaaaccaatatttttaattacgtcaataattatgtatattctaaCTCGAAATGAGGAAAACTATGATTTTCTGAAAGGTTTTATGACGCTTTTGATTGTATTGTGTATAATTATACTTGCTATTGTACagacgtttaaaataaattttaggatTTAGCTTATTTTTTCAAGAGAACTGATTTTACGGAAGAAATAGGTTTgagtattatgataataattaattacgagattcttatcataaatatgtgATTTTAATCACTTGTGGATAAGAATGCGATTTAATTtccatgaaattaaaatatttcaatagaatattaattttgtgttGTTATGAATAAGAAACATAATCGAATTTACGAAGAGGTGTGTGGTCGCCGTGATGAATAGCAAACAATATCATGAGTCAAATGCCGAGTAAAATCCTTATTAAGTCTTGCGAGTATTCGGCCGTCACTTCTCACCGGATTTGCAAGTGAATACCTATTTTGACTTAGTAACCTAGATCACTAGTTTATTGTTTAACGCGCTCCGTCTATCATAATCTTTGGTCTGAGGAAAATAGTTGTACATTATTGTTTGATCTAAGTTTATGACATCatcatttatatgataatagcATAAGTAAAATTTTCTGTCGTACTTGGCAAGCGGGTCAGACTTGCGATGAATATTATTcgcgaaataatatataaaaaaactaactaatatgATGTCATGCATTTATCGAATTCTTTTTAATGTTAAGTACGATAACATTCTTGCATGAGATAATGTGACGCacctttttttaagtaaattggtgaaggaaaaaatgCCGATTTTTACACAGTCTATTCAATTCGGTCGACTTATTGAGAATACAGTTgtatcaaaatgtaattttttttaacagttcaTCGTTCAGGAAGACTGCTAGACAATATAAGCAGGTGCTTACACTCGTACTTCTTGAATTGACAACAGAATGATTTACTACAAATTCCAAgacaaatttgttttatgatgGTCACATAATTTGTCCACTTTTTTACACGCGATAGCCGTGATAGGTAGGTAGTCCTAACTATGTCGGCACAAACggtacataaaataaagttattatgtaCGATATTAACGAGTTTGCTATTccatatacaattattactatcAAATTACTCGTTAAGGAAAACCTATAGatacatattatgaaataaatataatatgtaattataaacaaGGTCGctgacgtaatttttttaacacattTGTTTAGAGGTGTATAagttttgaaatgtaaatttaaaacattcgtATTAACctgtttaattgaaaaaaatctctCGTAGGAAGTTTTGGAGAAATATTATGGGGTCCATGAACATCGACTTCGGATGTTGttcaattcattataattataaagatctatcgtttaaataaattacactttaaataaattacaggaAAAAGCTAGTTAATGTTATAAGTCCAAATCTTAAGTTTGTCATAAAACATAATCCAAATAAACAgtgaatgaaatttaaaaaagaaattgatgtacatatttatttccggacttatactgtataaaatattgctacGATCGACGTGATTCTTCATTTTATGCTTATAGCTTCAAGacacacataattatataattttaactcgtACC
Encoded proteins:
- the LOC113404601 gene encoding uncharacterized protein LOC113404601, which produces MVLLSPTVRALGELLTSCESYALKHGLIYNVTKNEFMVFKADGGKCPEYMPVISLNGSELKRVHTFKYLGHYVTDDLDDQMDIERERKALAVRCNVLARGFARCSADVKTTLFKAYCQVFYTCSLWVNYTQQALGALRIQYNNGFRMLMGLPWLCSASGMFTTVNVSDFYAIIRHKSASLLCRV
- the LOC113404655 gene encoding apoptosis-inducing factor 3, with protein sequence MFLFNSCRTVNKVVKRIAQGTKMGSSYSRSYSPNSGQPKNNTESRGTISSTESSSQYVESVVCKVNDLNENEMKVFDIGEEGKVLLVKQKGEFSAVGTKCTHYGAPLVSGALGDGRVRCPWHGACFNLKSGDIEDFPGFDSLPCYQVTVSQKGEIKVRAKISDLKSNKRIKDMGMVSPCNESSVVIVGGGPSGATCAETLRSEGFKGRITLVAKEDYLPYDRIKVSKIGTATDIEKLQARSQEYYQNANIEVLKGVEATKVNTESKTVELSNGSKLSFSSLYLATGCKPRVPDIPGINLKNIYTVRNFEDSVNILKTLGSEKDKEVVILGLSFIGLESASSCVSKAKSMTVVGKDTFPLGQIFGKEIGQSLLKLFEDNGVKFYFETTITKCNGDNGIIKSVELANGKTLPADMLILGVGSTFYTDFLKDSNIALESNGSVNVNDKLETNIKNIYAGGDIAFAPVFALENKQMAIGHVGLAQYHGLIAAKNILKKETPLRTVPYFWTMLFGKSIRYAGCGKSSDFQIEGDVAALKFVIFFFNESDKVISVASCMRDPVVSQFAELLYQGKSLYKNDLKGDPFAWTKSIN